In the Takifugu flavidus isolate HTHZ2018 chromosome 11, ASM371156v2, whole genome shotgun sequence genome, one interval contains:
- the LOC130533886 gene encoding amine sulfotransferase-like has protein sequence MSFISAHIDSLDMITPDLFRYKGMNFPVNEKLRPKDIDALKDFEIRPTDVFIITFPKSGTVWMQQILSQIMEASHPGWAEDVTNRAQIPYLEGRTFDDPFRDRKEPRVVCTHLFPELLPHGVKEKQIKVVYVLRNPKDVLVSLYHFAHSWVLMDSPTSFEVFFKQFMDGKQFVGSWFAHVKQYVAAQEQLKIHIVWYEDMLKDLRGEVVKICAFLGEELTDEAIDRVVEASTFKSMKINPKANYKDLVETTVYTTATMRKGVAGDWKNHLTVSQNEHFEKVFREEMSEFPLISNIESLLQGTLWNSMANPTV, from the exons ATGTCATTTATTTCAGCACACATAGACTCTCTGGACATGATCACCCCGGACCTGTTCAGGTACAAAGGGATGAACTTTCCAGTCAACGAAAAACTGCGACCCAAGGACATTGATGCCCTGAAGGACTTTGAGATCCGTCCTACTGACGTCTTCATCATAACCTTCCCTAAATCAG gCACAGTGTGGATGCAGCAGATTCTGTCTCAGATCATGGAGGCTTCACACCCTGGATGGGCTGAAGACGTCACCAACAGGGCCCAAATTCCCTATTTGGAAGGAAGAACTTTTGATGACCCATtcagagacaggaaagaacctCGGGTTGTATGCACACATTTGTTTCCTGAGCTGTTGCCCCATGGAGTCAAGGAGAAGCAAATCAAG GTCGTGTATGTTTTGAGGAACCCCAAAGATGTCCTGGTGTCCCTGTATCACTTTGCCCACAGTTGGGTTTTGATGGATTCTCCTACAAGCTTTGAGGTGTTCTTTAAACAGTTCATGGATGGCAAAC AATTTGTTGGATCGTGGTTTGCTCATGTCAAACAATACGTGGCCGCTCAGGAGCAGCTAAAGATCCACATTGTTTGGTATGAGGACATGTTGAAG GATCTGAGAGGGGAAGTTGTGAAGATCTGTGCTTTCCTGGGAGAAGAATTGACAGATGAAGCCATTGATCGTGTTGTGGAAGCATCAACATTCAAGAGCATGAAAATTAACCCCAAAGCAAACTACAAAGACTTGGTTGAAACCACCGTTTACACCACAGCAACCATGAGGAAAG GTGTTGCAGGTGACTGGAAGAATCATCTGACAGTGTCACAGAATGAACATTTTGAAAAAGTcttcagagaggagatgagCGAGTTTCCTCTCATCAGCAATATTGAAAGTCTCCTTCA aggaaccttgtggaactccatggctaaccctactgtatga
- the LOC130534270 gene encoding amine sulfotransferase-like, which yields MDSLDMITSDLFRYKGMNFPVNEKLRPKDIDALKDFEIRPTDVFIITFPKSGTVWMQQILSQIMEASHPGWAEDVTNRAKIPYLEGRTVDDPFRDRKEPRVLYTHLFLELLPHGVKEKQIKVVYVLRNPKDVLVSLYHFAHSWVLMDSPTSFEVFFKQFMDGKQFVGSWFAHVKQYVAAQEQLKIHIVRYEDMLKDLRGEVVKICAFLTGFRWRTHKQIRVLYKQEKDETGNACAPILVQLHSSKQFITKANFLHTSALISGGLTPPESNFDLGN from the exons ATGGACTCTCTGGACATGATCACCTCGGACCTGTTCAGGTACAAAGGGATGAACTTTCCAGTCAACGAAAAACTGCGACCCAAGGACATTGATGCCCTGAAGGACTTTGAGATCCGTCCTACTGACGTCTTCATCATAACCTTCCCTAAATCAG GCACAGTGTGGATGCAGCAGATTCTGTCTCAGATCATGGAGGCTTCACACCCTGGATGGGCTGAAGATGTCACCAACAGGGCCAAAATTCCCTATTTGGAGGGAAGAACTGTTGATGACCCATtcagagacaggaaagaacctCGGGTTCTATACACACATTTGTTTCTTGAGCTGTTGCCCCACGGAGTCAAAGAAAAGCAAATCAAG GTCGTGTATGTTTTGAGGAACCCCAAAGATGTCCTGGTGTCCCTGTATCACTTTGCCCACAGTTGGGTTTTGATGGATTCTCCTACAAGCTTTGAGGTGTTCTTTAAACAGTTCATGGATGGCAAAC AATTTGTTGGATCGTGGTTTGCTCATGTCAAACAATACGTGGCCGCTCAGGAGCAGCTAAAGATCCACATTGTTCGGTATGAGGACATGTTGAAG GATCTGAGAGGGGAAGTTGTGAAGATCTGTGCTTTCCTAACAGGTTTCAGGTGGAGAACCCATAAACAGATCAGAGTCCTgtataaacaggaaaaagatgagACAGGCAATGCTTGTG CTCCAATCCTGGTCCAGCTTCACTCCAGTAAACAGTTCATCACTAAAGCCAATTTCTTGCATACCTCCGCCTTAATCTCTGGAGGACTCACTCCTCCGGAGAGCAATTTTGATTTGGGCAACTGA